Part of the Lolium rigidum isolate FL_2022 chromosome 6, APGP_CSIRO_Lrig_0.1, whole genome shotgun sequence genome, ATTCAAACTACAAGAGCAAATGTTTTATTATATTAGTTAACTTCAAGATTAGAAATAGCTGGTACAGATATCAGAGGCAACTTAGATATGTAGTTAAAACCCGAAATCACAAGCTAAAGGTGAGAAGCCAACCTTAAGATGGAaatataaataaaatatcaatTGGATATAACTTAGTAGCACTGTATATCAGATAGAACACATAAATGTGCATAAATCGTACATGGTATGTACGTTAGTATAATCTGAGTAGTATATATGTAGTTCGATGGGAACTGTAGTAAAAAATTGTTGTATATTCTTTTTAAAAACGCTTAATATGTATTAACTTTTTTACCAACTCCATGCAGATGTATTCCTTGGTTTCAAAGATGATGAAGGTAATTTTGTGGTCAACAATACAAGAAGTATTTTGAGCCTCTATGATGCAGCATACCTTAGGACACATGGAGAAAAAGTGCTCGATGAAGCCATAAAATTCACTACAAGCCACCTTGAAGGTGTATTACAGCAATTATCACCACCACCCAATGGAGTATATTTAGCCCTTGAAGCTCCTCTTTTCCGAAGAGCTCGCATTGTAGAAATGAGAAACTACATCCCTATATATGAGAATGATCCTACAAAAAATGAATCCATATTGGAGTTTGCAAAGTTGAATTTCAATCTTCTGCAACTTCTTTATTGTGAGGAGTTAAACAATATAACACTGTAAGTTTATGGAAATTCCACTTTGTTTTACTTCCAAAGAAGAATGCATTAACCTAGGGATCCTTTGATTTATTTGAATCACACAATTGCTAATTGGAATTTCTCTTGTGTGTGCCATTGCAGTTGGTGGAAGGAGCTCCATGACGAATCAAAGTTAGGCTTTTCTAGAGATAGAATAGTGGAGATGTATTTTTGGATGAACGGAGCATGTTATGAACCTCAATATTCTCATTCCCGGATAATACTTACAAAGATGACAGCATTTATGACCATACTGGATGATATCTTTGACACATATGGCACCACCGAAGAGAGCATGCAACTTGCTGAAGCAATTAACAGGTCAAACCTCTTAAGTTAGCTTCACATATTCTCTTAAACTAGTTTCAgatattattttactttattttaggTTATCATCAATTCTTGTTCATATCTGGCATCAACTGTGCATGTTAACATGTGGACGCATAACAATTAAATGGCCTATCTTACAGAAGATGGATATTGGTGGACCAATATGTAAACTACATATATAATCTGCTCCCCCCATCCTGGTTTATAGGTATCCCTATGTCATAATTTTGACCAACGTAATATAAGgtatatattataaaatatatatcaagagaaaaatcaggtGTTCTACTTTTAATAATATACTTTTTGTGGTGTATAATTTGTATTAAATTGTTCAAATTAACGATCTAGTGATGCGCAATGGCAAACAAAGGCAATACCCATTTCAAACTTTTCATAAACTCGAATCATCTacatcattttttagctttaaaAATAATCAAAACATGCATGTATGTCTGTACAATTAATTAGACATAACTAAGTATAGACTAGTCGTAATTACTATGGAGATTTACCAAAACAAAGTCATGGGCAATGCCAAACAAAGTATAACTAAGTCCATGCACGTGTTCATATAATATATACGGTACAATGCAGGTGGGATGAAAGCGCAACAGAACTACTTCCGTCATACATCAAGAGTTTCTACTTATATCTATTGAAGACATTTCGTTCATTTGAGGATgaactaggacctgggaagaGACACCATGTACTTTATCTGAAAGAAGCGGCAAGTATTCTGTCAAAGATGTAGaattagtaaaaaaaaaaatttttttttttgaaactagaaTTAGTAAATTTTATAACTGTATTCTCACACTTTCTCAATTATTTTGCTGTAAAATATTATATAACAGCGCCTGCGTATATAGCTAAGATTGTCCTAAAATGGGAGTTTCAATTCAGATTTGCTCATACTCAACTCGATCAACCATGCAGTTGACGCGATTAGTTCAGGCATACACGAAGGAGTTAAAATGGCGTGATGAAAATTATGTGCCAAAAACGCTGGATGAACATCTTGAGGTCTCAGCGAGAAGCAGTGGAGGATTTACATTAacttctgcttcattatttgctGGAGTAGGTGACATAGTTTCGAATGACACTTTCGAGTGGGTTTTGAGTTATCCACAACTTTTCAAGTCATTTGATATGTTTGTACGGTTCTCCAATGATA contains:
- the LOC124663690 gene encoding zingiberene synthase-like; its protein translation is MAATTPARSNAEGTPKAPPPSFHPSLWGDFFLTYQPPTAPKHACMREKADVSTEEVRKIVKSTNELPKMLDLIITLQRLGLDIYYENEINELLHIIYNSDIRGEDLHFVSLRFYLLRKNGYDVSADVFLGFKDDEGNFVVNNTRSILSLYDAAYLRTHGEKVLDEAIKFTTSHLEALEAPLFRRARIVEMRNYIPIYENDPTKNESILEFAKLNFNLLQLLYCEELNNITLWWKELHDESKLGFSRDRIVEMYFWMNGACYEPQYSHSRIILTKMTAFMTILDDIFDTYGTTEESMQLAEAINRWDESATELLPSYIKSFYLYLLKTFRSFEDELGPGKRHHVLYLKEALTRLVQAYTKELKWRDENYVPKTLDEHLEVSARSSGGFTLTSASLFAGVGDIVSNDTFEWVLSYPQLFKSFDMFVRFSNDIVSSQREQTGDHYVSTIQCYMEEHGATIHDAREKIKELVENSWKDMVRYCVEPTKQQPLAVPRTVVNFARTVNNMYKHGDAFTSSHDIKGMITLLYVEPVC